The DNA segment TCTTATTATGTACATCATGTACATGGACGGAATATATAATCATCGCCGTATGAAATTTGTTAATGCTAATTCTATACTTAGTTTTGGAATTGAGAATGACAGTTTCTTCGAATTTCTTGATGCGTGTCTGTTTACATTAACTGTAATTTATAGCTCGATACGAGATTGAAGTTTTTCAAGTGATGGAGAAGAGAGTGGAAATCATCCACATTTATTTCACATACACTTCACATGCAAATTTTTTCCCCTTTCAAATCTTCATTTTTCCCTCCCGCAGATTTGCTTTAACGTGATATAGCACATGAAACGCGGAAACAATATATTCATCAAATTAACACTAATAATGTCATGCGGTTCGATGGTATTTGTACATCCTACGAGAATGACAAGTGAAGTAGACAAATCTGTATGAAGCAATGCCTAAAATGTCACATTATATCGAATCAACTCAGTTCAAATCCAAAATATCCTGTTTAAAGATCTACGGACAGATTTAGAAAGCTCCATACAAATTATTTCCATTAATATGAAGGCAAGTAAAATTTACGCAGCAGCGACAGCCTCCGGGGAGACTGTAATCGGAGCAGCAGAGGTGTCCATTTTAGCATCTGGTGCTGTCGGTGGGGAAGGCTTCAAGTGCGTCGGTGTGTTATGCTTCAGCTTTATGAGTAATTGTCGCATTCTGGACAAATCAGTTGGCTTTCCAGACTTGGGTCCTTGAACCACAACTATTGAAGGTTTCTTTTCCTGTTCCTTCttactcttcctcttctctaTAGCCGGGACTTCTTTCGGGATTAGGTCGGCTATGGATTTCCAGTAGTCCTTGTCCGCTTCTGCATGGAATTTCTCTTGGCTTGCGACAAATATCTAAATACAACAGATAGTAAACTAGGTCTTAATTGTGGCAAATATTCAAAAACTTTTCTATCTTAGGGTTAGAAGCGGAGAGAAGGAATGAAAAAAAAGgagtaaaaaagtaaaaactgTACTTATGAAGCTCATGACGGATCTCCAGAAACTTCTATCATGGTCTTGATTGTTCGAATAGGCGTAAATCTTACACACTAGATTTCCCATGGCATACATTAAAAAGAATTCCCTCACGAAAACAATCACATTGCAGAAGCATAACCGACAGCGAACTGTgcgaaataaataaaaaccgCCAACAACTCTGGCTACAAAGATTTCTCAAATCAACATGCTTGTAAAAACTGGGAAATAAACTAGaaaatttcaaacataattttatatagaATTCTCTATAGCAAACCATTCTCACCTTCTCCTTTTCCCTGTTCATTGATATATTGGCTTCACGGTTTATATCCCTCTTTTGGTGAAATTCAGCCTTGTACTGATCTGCTTCAACAATGATTTGGCTCAACAGCTCCTTCTCCCTTTTCTCCTTATCCTCCAGTCGCATCGCATTTTGCCTGTTTCCAAATGACCTATATCAACTAGTATATACTCGGTAACAAAACAGAATGTACCATATCCTCATCTATAATAACACTTTCTTTGATGGCATGGGTTCTAAGAGCTAAAGAAGTGGGAAACAAAAGCACTCACACATTTTAACCAAACGGAGGTGAATATTCACCAGGCAGGTAATGTTATGGTATTCGACTTTTACAACTGAGTCTTGCACAAATTTGTATTTTAGTAACACTATGGATATCAACAAGACCTTAGCTATCACTATCAGTATCATGACCACTGCCCAATTTCACCTGCAACTCCATGGCCTGGCAACATCCATATCCAATCTCCATTTTCCTCTTCATACAAAGACATTGTCTTGACCATATCATAGCAATTAAAATCCAAAATAGCACACATCTAAATTCGAGGCCCATCCCTCACATCTCGACACAAGCTATACTGCAGCCCTCTGATGAAATCCGTGCATTAACCACGAAACCCAGTCTTGGTGCGCTTTGAAGGCTCTAGGCACATTTCTAATGCCCGTTAATAGGTAAGAACAAtacattcaaaatataattattagttATTCATTTTCGATTATGAATCGATAGTTTATCGTTTCATAGTTGTTTAACAGTTTATAAGATAATATATTATGGATTCTCCGGATATTTATATTCCATCACATCACCCCCTAAGGATACTTGATTGGTGACTTTATTCTCAAATAATTCCATTATTCACTTATAATGGCATACAGAAACGCTGCGATTTATCTTGCACTTTGATCAAATTAACCATTTCCTAAATCTCAGTCGAAGGATGCACTCAAATACAGCCCCCAAACAAGAATAAACACACAAAGAATaacgaaaaaaaataaagaattcaACCACAAATACACTCAGTTCCCACAGAACCTAACAGAAAACCACAATCGACCCTAAATTACTCAATAGACTAGATTTATGGGATGCAATTATGCAAAGCTTTAGAGATTAAGAAATGGTTAGCTCCCAAACTTATTATAAGCAATAAAAACGTAACCTTCTCCATTCTCTGAGAGCATAACCCTCCTCATGCACCATTTCTTCCGGTGGAGGAAGAATCGGACCATTGGAACCTATTTCAGTAGAGAAATCCACCGGATCGGAGGGGAATGTGCCTCCGGAGGCGTAAATCGACGGGGAGTCAGGGACGTGAGACTCAAAGTAACCGTCTTCGAAGGCATGGTTGGAACCGGCAGCCGGTGAGTCGCCGCCGAATTGGTCGAACGAGTCGGCGAAGGAAGACGACATCGTTTTGATTTTGCTTTTGCTTTGCTGAACGCTTGGGAAACTGAGAGGGTGAAAAAGATGTCCGTTTTGTTCCTTTGAAATGGGTGAATGAAGAAAATTCTGGATCGGGCTGATACTACGTGGGCCTTTGCCCATCATGGCCTCAGCCGGCATTAATTCGGTTAAACCAAATtagttaaattaattagaaatttgattttattaaatagttttaattttaaatcatgcCAATAAGATCAGTTAGGTTTggtttttaatttagaaaatctcttaaccgatattttttttaatatgattattttttgagtaggtctttcataagacggtcccatggatctttattcgtgagacggatcaataatatccatatttacaataaaaaataatatatttaacataaaaagtaatattttttcgtgggtGACACATAGAGAATACATgcttcacaaaattgacccgtgagatcgtctcacacgaatttttgtgttattttttatataagcaTTTGCAAAAATTAACAAATTGTAGAGATTTGATgtcgtgattatttttatttgtagtgaaatttaaaatatatgtgacAGTTTAATTTAGATGAAAATTTGACTCAGATATATActaataatttaagttaaatctCATAAAATACCTATCTTTTTGGTATAATATTGAGACACTTTTTAAAACACTAGAATATATCTATcgtatttttttcaaagaaatatatattacaaatttaattaagtaattcttcaccacttttcattaaatttgtCTCGAAATTTAACTAACAcactcaaataaaaataaacaccatgatttatatttaatttttacacATACAACgcgtgtattttaatttttctatatatcTATAACATAACATCTATTAAAGATAAAAACTTCTATACTAACTAACTTTTAATCAATTCCGTAAAGGTTCATTTAAAAGTTGCAATAATACCCCATCATATAACTTCATTGgcgaaatattttttgtttgtccTAAACTAaatattgcaaaaaaaaaaaaaaatttcttcacaTTAAAAATGGTtgaacatatcaaaattaatattaaatcactacatatttatttataattttgcaCGTATGCTTGATTGCTctatatatacatatcacacttaaaaaataaagcatatTTCAAACTGTTCCACTTTCTTGTTTATCTTCTTAGCTTCCTCAATTATAGTAAAAGAAAAAGTCCAAATTTCTCCCAAATCCGTTGCCAACATCCGCCATATCTCTCTCCCTCACACCCTCTATAACAACACAAGAACCAAACCCCAAATCtttaaaatcaaaacataaatgaTATCAGtaacaatttaaattatttagaaaGAGCTCCCTTCCCAAAAAGTCCAAATTCAATGGCTTCAAATTTCACAAGTCCATTTCCAATTATTCCCCTAATCATATTACTATCACTGGTTTCTGCGCAGTGCGTGGAGTTGGACGTGGGCGGAGACAGTGCTGGATGGGCAATCCCTTCCGCAAAGAATCAACAATTGTACAATGATTGGGCTTCCAGCAACAGGTTTAAGGTTAACGACACCTTGAGTAAGTCACTACTAATCAACCGATTCTTGTCATTATTTTCTATTCTCACTACGTATAGCAGTAAGGGAGAGACGTGAGTTCAAATACACGTTGAAACGAAAAAAATCAACATATCATGTAAAATTCGTAACATTATTATTGCATGGGTTGATTACATAGTATGTGGGACGATGTTCAGCCATGTTGAGGATATGgtcatgtgtgtgtgtgtgtgtgtgtgtgtgtgtgtatatatacatatcaatGTAGGGTTCCGGTACCAGAAGGATTCATTGTTGGAGGTCACACAGGAAGAGTACGAGAAATGCCGATCGTCCCACCCCATATTCTTCTCCAACAAAGGCGACACCCTCTTCAATCTCGATCGCCCTGGCCTCTTCTACTTCATCAGTGGCGTCTTCGGCCACTGCGAAAGGGGACTCAAGATGATCGTAAAAGTACTCGAGCTCGAAACTGTTACTCCACTCGCAAACCAATCCTTATCCTCGCCGAGCAGCACCGCGGGCTGCACTCCCCTTGGTTTTACTGCCTCTGGGTTCATACCGCTGCTAGTTTTCACGGTTCTCTCGTCGTTTACGGGTACCATCTTCGTGTAATTTGGTGGTATTATCCTTCAGAGGGCATTGTTGTTGCAGAATGTTCTTGGTGGTTATGTTCTTGTTTCTTAGGGTTTCTACGAGAATTTATATTTCTTTGAGGTTTTCGGATTGTTGCACATGCATTCTTTTTAACGgatataatataaaatgataTCATTAGAATATGGGAAGTTAGCCGCTgctttatattttttctttgacTAAAGTTGTGGGAATGGAAAGGGTTGAATCCTACATGAAAATATAGATTTTATTGACACTTTTCCGTAATAAGTTAATAATCTGTTCCTCCTCCACTtcgatattataaattataaagtaTTACAAgttcttcaatttatttttggagTATTGTAACTTCGAAAATTACTCATTTGACACGGAAAATTGGATTTTTCTAATACATGCGTGACaccaaaatcaaaatatcaaaaactcaaaaattaacgtgtaaaaacaaaaatttagaacatactaaaatccaaaattaaacaaattaataaaacaaaaataaatgttttccgCTAAGTAATGTATCGGATTTGCAAATATGTTACATGTTAACGGGCAAATCCCCAACACATTTTACATATATCGATCCGTCGAGCATGGTAGCCCCTAAACACCTGCATTTCTTGTCCTAAAACTCCGGGGAAATTGCATGAAGCTTCTAAGATTTCAAATGTTAAGTGTTCTTTTAACTTGTCTAATCGTAATTATGTAAAGGAACAATAATTTTACAATATACATGACAACCATGCACACGAGGTAGTAGCAGAACCACGAGTCAAATTATTACTAGAAGAAAGTGCAAGTGACGAACAACGTACGCATCCACATGAACAAAAAAACCCAAATTTAATTTCCAGCTAAACTCCTACACACGACTCCTTAATTTATTCACCAACTACAGACCCTAGACCTAGTCCACACAAGTACATACGGGCTGCAAATGGATTTGGACACGCGACAAGTTACTGTTTAGAACTTGGTAGTAAACTTGGATTCATCGATTGGGATTCCTTCTTCCTCAGCTTGTTCGGCGCCGTATGTGTCACCACTAGTCAGTCCCCCCTTTCGTCCCATCTCCTGGTATCCCTCTGTCCCTATATGCTCTTTCCTCGTCTGCCGGTCTCCGCTCCTCCCTTCGACATTTTTTATTACGAGAAGAAACTTAATAATGAGTTATAATGACATCGAACATGTTATCAATTTTAGAACTTGGATATAGCtgaaatatggaaaaaaaaataatagtatgtgaaaataaaatcatattccCCGTATTTATTACTAAAATCAATCCAACGGCCTACCATATATCCTGTTGGCTAGTACTAATGAGCATGTGCAACACATAATTGTGAAGGACATCATGTTTTCTTAGGTGGTTTCCTCCTATGACAATGTTACAGGTTCCATTTGTTTGATTTATACCACACATATTTACGTCAGTGAGATATACATGTTGGAGTAGTAATCTTCCATTGGTTGATAAACCAGCCTGCTAATTTAGCGATGTAAATGTTTCACCAGCTTAATATATCTCTAGCTAGCACCCAATTGGATAATTAGTTGAGACGGCAACTTAGGCGGTCAATTGTAGTCCACAATTTTCTCAGAATATGCTAACCTCATGGAAACACATTTCaattacaaattattttttctcaTATAATATAAAGAAGGATACGATGTTGGTGGTCACAAAGGAGGAATACGAAAAAGGCCGATCACTCCACCCCCATGTTCTTCTCCAATAATGACCGATCACTCCACCCCATGTTCTTACCCAACAATGGTTACGCGCTCCACTCTCCACAGATCAGTGGCATCTGTGGGACTCGAGACGACTTCACGACCGTGAAAATACTCGATTGCATAGAGCTCGACTACGTCACTCAACGTACTCCCACAAGCTAAACCACATCTAACATCCTCGTCGATCAACGCGGCAACCGTACTACCCTTGACTTGACGGTTCTCTCgttgtttatgaaattatacCATTTTCGTGGTTATGGCCTTATGGAAGTGTCGTTTCAAAAAAGTTCGTGATTGTCATTATTATTCTGAGTTAGCGCGAGAATggagttaaatttttttttaggtGTTCAGATTGGCCGATCACTCCACCCCATGTTCTTCTCCAATAATGGCCGATCACTCCACCCCATGTTCTTATCCAACAATGGTTACGCGCTCCACTCTCCACAGATCAGCGGCATCTCTGGGACTCGAGACGACCTCATGACGACCGTGAAAATACTCGATTGTGTAGAGCTCGACTACGTAACTCAACGTACTCCCACAAGATAAACCACATCTAACATCCTCGTCGATCAACGCGGCAACCGTACTACCCTTGACTTGGCGGTTCTCTCGTTGTTTACGAAATTATACCATTTTCGTGGTTATGGCCTTATGGGAGTGTCGTTTCAAAAAAGTTCGTGATTGTCATTATTATTCTGAGTTAGCGCGAGAATggagttaaattttttttaggtgTTCAGATATGTTGCATGGATTTATTTTGTTACTttctttttgttgtttttgtttttgatcaTATATTGTTTTTCGCTGCTCCACATCATGATAGCCAGGATTCAAGGTTAGTGCTGCCACTCTATATTTGCTGCAAATATAGTGGAGTATATATAAACCTAATGAAAATTTATACTTCATAAAATATATCAACACCGCAACATGCTGTGTGAATACTCTGAAACCACCCCGCAGCACTCACATATACTCGTGTACGGTCAACCCAAGAATATTTGTGCTACAGCCTCTCCTGGGACAGTTGGGCCATTCATGTCGTGGCACTTCCAGCTCTTATGTCCATGAAAGGAAGTCTTTCAATTAATGTTGTTCATGTTGTCAGATACAATTTTCCGGGAACAAATGAGCTTAAGCTAGTTCTTACGATGACGTACTTTCAACTCTGGCTATTACGTTGGAGAACTGACATAAACGAATAATACAACGGATATATAAATCAACCTACATTGGTATATTTGCATTATCAAAATATTCACATGCGATCACAAAATAGATTAGTACTTCGAAGCTTGGAAACGAACTTACACGTCCTTAGATTATTAACATAGAGCAAAATGACGGCAATTACGCATAGTCGAATTACAAGCAGCAACAAAACATCAAAAGATCGAGTAGCATATTCAGTAACAAGTAAACACCTGACGATCGACGACTCCTTTATTCACCAACTTCAGACGACCCTAGACCTAGCTAgttcacacacacatacatacagcCATAAAATGCATCCGGACACGACAAATTCAGGGCTTGGTCGTAAACTTGGATTCATCGATAGGTATTCCTTCTTCCTCAGCTCGCTCCCCGCCGGATTTATCACCGCTGCTCAGCCCCCCCTTGCGTCCCATCTCCTGGTATCCCTCTGTCCCCATCTGCTCTTTCCTCGTCTGCCCTCCTTTGCTCCTCCCTTCAACGTCGTTTCATTAAAATAATCAGTTTCCTCTTGGCAATGAAGGCATAAAAAAACGCGCACACGCATGTATATACTATATATCAAAGTTTGTACCTTCAGCAAAGTGCTCCTGGACCTCCAGACTTTTGCCGCCTGTTCCACCGGGGACAACAGTCTCGCCTTGTCTGGCCTTGGCGTCAAGCTCAGTCCTTGATCTGGCCTGTTCTGAAGCCATCCCTTTTTCcttgataatttgttttgaGAAGCTAGTTCTGATTCGTTCCTATGTTTACTCAATGGCTTGCACTCGATTACTGAGTTGTTTACGCTACAAAAGGAATTAAAGATGTACTTATATAGAGAAAACTGCGAGCCGGCGAGGCGGCAAAGAAAGGGACACGCGGCAGCACATGCGGCCCCTAAGTGGAGGAGGGGTTGGAGCACGTAAGCCACTGATGCAAAAGGAATGGCACGCGTGGAAGCCACTGATTCTTGGAACGACGCGTAAGCCTGTccggaaaaataataatttggcgCATGCCTCTGTATACATACACAGATTGACGTCATGCACCTCATCAATacggattttttttaattaactaacTTTAGGATAAATACGGTGGTTTTCCCGGACAATAACGGtgataaaataagtttttggtttttttattattaatttaaaaataaaaaaataattcaaaataaaataattttgcaaaattaatttaattcttgTTTACGAAGCACGGATTAGAGTGATGTGAAACATTATCCGTGCTTAATCCGTGCTCACTCCACTATTTTACTCCtatatttatattgtttattttctatttaagctatcattattaattgaatttcaatcacaacataaaaacacaatattaataatattaatataatatagtgGAGTGAGCACGGATTAAACACGGATTAAGCGCGGATAATGCTCCACCTCactctaataaaataatttgagcaCGGATTAAACACGGATAATGCTTCACCTCactctaataaaataattttgcaaaattattttattttgaattatttttgaaatattttttatttttaaattaataataaaaaacccTAACTTTTTGCAATGTTTTTTAGTTTTGATCGAAATATTGTTTTTTCCTAAAGAAAACAGTTTGAGACAGAAAATTTCATCTCAAAAAACCGTCGTACAAAAATTAAGTTTCTAATTTTAGAGATGgattatgaatatgttttaatttgataacattaaataaattcatgGATTAGCGAGTTCTGTCTCTAATTTGATCTTAAATCATCATTTATTGGTGTCAAATAGCgcgataaatataattttattttaatttgtttaatttccACTTATTAATCCATTCTCTgaacataataattttttataacaatCCATCAAATcaatttccaaataatttgtACATATCACTATGTGCTTAGACAATAAcatcttaaaataaataaagaatatttatttaaactaACTACTACATGCAATCCACAAATTTCATCCAAATAAACTACCAAATCAGAAAatataactaaataaataaactatCAAATTCTGCTAgcaaattaatctttaaatcgcCTGTCATGTCGCTCACAATTCCAGATCCTCCCGCAAACAAGTCTAATTTCTTCTTACTCTCGATAATTTCTCCTCCCATCTTCTTACTGGTTGCAGACATCTGTTCCATTTCTTGTGACAACTCATTCATTATTTATCTCGTTACTGATGAAAATGAACTTCCAGTATTGCGCTGTCAAAATGTTGATCACGTTCAAATCCATAAACCCTTTCCTTCCTTGGACTGTTGTAAAATTTTGGACCGATAATGTTactttatgaaataattatataaatgcaAACGTTTCATAATCAGGATTTTGATGTTTTATGTGTTTTAACATGAATCGATTAAATAACGTACACATGCTTAGATATTACCTTTGAAACGTGCTTTACCGAATCTCCAATGTTTGATATGAGCTGAATCTACTTGGATATATGTTATTCAGCAGTACTGGATCTACGATTCAAATCTCCAAACCTTCTCCAATGTTTTCTCGTAACTCACTTCGCATAGTATTGAGTGTGTGGGCGTTCGTAGACAAAACTTGTGTGTGTTTTGTATATTGCACACGCCCTAGACTTGTGAACAACACATCATTTTTATAATAAGTAAAAAGGAAGCTACTGATGTGATGTTTCTCTACCGTCATGTTTATTATCGgttttttttcaattatgaTCATTTTGGCATTTGACTTGGAATTTACCGTAAAGTTTTATCATATCGAGTTCTTGTTATATATTGTATCATATTGTGCATTTCTCATTTTATTGGCCATATTGTATTTCATATTGAATATCTAgatttatcgattctttattgGTTACCGATCGACTATCACTTAATGAATAAATGAATGATTGGAGCACCAGATAATGGTCTATGTACCGGATTGCTAGTTCATGAACAACGAATTTAACATTGTATGTGGTTCATATGAACAACATGACTTTGGTCCAAAAATGTGAGTTCATCTTAGCTCGTAAATGATCAATTGTATGAATTCTACTTGAGTACATGAGGAAAAGTGTTACACCGAATGTTTGTGGGAGCCACCTTTTTAGTCTACAATATTCACTTCAGAGTCCTGAACAGTAACTACAGTTCACTTGATAAGATATTTCCATATCGATACGTTACTATAGATACATTAAATATCATATTGAATTACTGTATTGATATATTATAGTTTGAtttgttaattatatataaaccAAATTTATTCTCCCACTAAGTCTTCAAAAACTTTAtctctatttttattttatttattgtaaattcCACATAGAAGTTTACAAGACTCCGACTATGATGAAAACTTA comes from the Primulina huaijiensis isolate GDHJ02 chromosome 8, ASM1229523v2, whole genome shotgun sequence genome and includes:
- the LOC140982313 gene encoding clathrin light chain 2 encodes the protein MSSSFADSFDQFGGDSPAAGSNHAFEDGYFESHVPDSPSIYASGGTFPSDPVDFSTEIGSNGPILPPPEEMVHEEGYALREWRRQNAMRLEDKEKREKELLSQIIVEADQYKAEFHQKRDINREANISMNREKEKIFVASQEKFHAEADKDYWKSIADLIPKEVPAIEKRKSKKEQEKKPSIVVVQGPKSGKPTDLSRMRQLLIKLKHNTPTHLKPSPPTAPDAKMDTSAAPITVSPEAVAAA
- the LOC140983512 gene encoding protein EMB-1-like, producing the protein MASEQARSRTELDAKARQGETVVPGGTGGKSLEVQEHFAEGRSKGGQTRKEQMGTEGYQEMGRKGGLSSGDKSGGERAEEEGIPIDESKFTTKP